A region of Mesoplodon densirostris isolate mMesDen1 chromosome 11, mMesDen1 primary haplotype, whole genome shotgun sequence DNA encodes the following proteins:
- the KCNH3 gene encoding potassium voltage-gated channel subfamily H member 3, protein MPAMRGLLAPQNTFLDTIATRFDGTHSNFVLGNAQVAGLFPVVYCSDGFCDLTGFSRAEVMQRGCACSFLYGPDTSELVRQQIRKALDEHKEFKAELILYRKSGLPFWCLLDVIPIKNEKGEVALFLVSHKDISDTKNRGGPDRWKETGGGRRRYGRAGSKAFNANRRRSRAVLYHLSGHLQKQPKGKHKLNKGVFGEKPNLPEYKVAAIRKSPFILLHCGALRATWDGFILLATLYVAVTVPYSVCVSTAREPSAARGPPSVCDLAVEVLFILDIVLNFRTTFVSKSGQVVFAPKSICLHYVSTWFLLDVIAALPFDLLHAFKVNVYVGAHLLKTLRLLRLLRLLPRLDRYSQYSAVVLTLLMAVFALLAHWVACIWFYIGQREIESSASELPEIGWLQELARRLETPYYLVGRSPAIGNSSGQSDNCSSSGSEANRTGPELLGGPSLRSAYITSLYFALSSLTSVGFGNVSANTDTEKIFSICTMLIGALMHAVVFGNVTAIIQRMYARRFLYHSRTRDLRDYIRIHRIPKPLKQRMLEYFQATWAVNNGIDTTELLQSLPDELRADIAMHLHKEVLQLPLFEAASRGCLRTLSLALRPAFCTPGEYLIHQGDALQALYFVCSGSMEVLKGGTVLAILGKGDLIGCELPRREQVVKANADVKGLTYCVLQCLQLAGLHESLALYPEFAPRFSRGLRGELSYNLGAGGGPAEVDTSSLSGDNTLMSTLEEKETDGEQGPAASPAPADEPSSPLLSPSCTSSSSAAKLLSPRRPAPRPPLGGRGRPGRAGALQAEAGPSAHPRSLEGLQLPSVPWNVPPDLSPRVVDGIEDGCGSDQPKFSFRVRRSGPECSSSPSPGPENSLLTVPLGPSEVRNTDMLDKLRQAVMELSEQVLQMREGLQSLRQAVQLILAPHGEGPCPRASGEGPCPASASGLLQPLCVDTGTSSYCLQPPAGSVLSGTQPHPHPGPPPLVAPWPWGPPASQSSPWPQATAFWTSTSDSEAPGSGELCPEPSTPGPPPPEEGARTGPPEPMNQAEAASTGEPPPGSGGLALPWEPHSLEMVLIGCHGSGTVQWTQEEGTGV, encoded by the exons ATGCCGGCCATGCGGGGACTGCTGGCGCCGCAGAACACCTTCCTGGACACCATCGCCACGCGCTTCGACGGCACGC ATAGTAACTTCGTGCTGGGCAACGCCCAGGTGGCGGGGCTCTTCCCCGTGGTCTACTGCTCTGATGGCTTCTGCGACCTCACGGGTTTCTCCCGGGCCGAGGTCATGCAGCGGGGCTGTGCCTGCTCCTTCCTCTATGGGCCAGACACCAGTGAGCTCGTCCGCCAACAGATCCGCAAGGCCCTGGATGAGCACAAGGAGTTCAAGGCCGAGCTGATCCTGTACCGGAAGAGCG GGCTCCCGTTCTGGTGTCTCCTGGATGTGATACCCATAAAGAATGAGAAAGGGGAGGTGGCCCTCTTCCTAGTCTCTCACAAGGACATCAGTGATACCAAGAACCGAGGGGGCCCCGACAGATGGAAGGAGACAG GTGGTGGCCGACGCCGATATGGCCGGGCAGGGTCCAAAGCCTTCAATGCCAACCGGCGACGGAGCCGGGCTGTGCTCTACCACCTGTCTGGGCACCTGCAGAAGCAGCCCAAGGGCAAGCACAAGCTCAATAAG GGGGTGTTTGGAGAGAAGCCAAATTTGCCCGAGTACAAAGTAGCTGCCATCCGGAAGTCACCCTTCATCCTGCTGCACTGTGGGGCACTGAGGGCCACTTGGGACGGCTTCATCCTGCTCGCCACCCTCTACGTGGCTGTCACCGTGCCCTACAGTGTGTGCGTGAGCACAGCCCGGGAGCCCAGTGCCGCCCGCGGCCCCCCCAGCGTCTGTGACCTGGCCGTGGAGGTCCTCTTCATTCTTG ACATCGTGCTGAATTTCCGCACCACGTTCGTGTCCAAGTCGGGCCAGGTGGTGTTTGCCCCAAAGTCCATTTGCCTCCACTACGTTAGCACCTGGTTCCTGCTGGATGTCATTGCGGCGCTGCCCTTCGACCTGCTACACGCCTTCAAGGTCAACGTG tACGTCGGGGCGCATCTGCTGAAGACGCTGCGCCTGCTGCGCCTGCTGCGCCTGCTCCCGCGGTTGGACCGCTACTCGCAGTACAGCGCCGTGGTGCTGACCCTGCTCATGGCCGTGTTCGCCCTGCTCGCCCACTGGGTGGCCTGCATCTGGTTCTACATCGGCCAGCGGGAAATCGAGAGCAGCGCCTCCGAGCTGCCTGAGATCG gctggctGCAGGAGCTGGCCCGCCGACTGGAGACCCCCTACTACCTAGTGGGCCGGAGCCCAGCGATAGGGAACAGCTCTGGCCAGAGTGACAACTGTAGCAGCAGCGGCAGCGAGGCCAACAGGACGGGGCCTGAGCTCCTGGGCGGCCCCTCACTGCGCAGCGCCTACATCACCTCCCTCTACTTCGCACTCAGCAGCCTCACCAGCGTGGGCTTCGGCAACGTGTCTGCCAACACGGACACGGAGAAGATCTTCTCCATCTGCACCATGCTCATCGGCG ccctgaTGCACGCGGTGGTGTTTGGGAACGTGACGGCCATCATCCAGCGCATGTACGCCCGCCGCTTTCTGTACCACAGCCGCACCCGCGACCTGCGCGACTACATCCGCATCCACCGCATCCCCAAGCCCCTCAAGCAGCGCATGCTCGAGTACTTCCAGGCGACCTGGGCGGTGAACAACGGTATCGACACCACCGAG CTGCTACAGAGCCTTCCAGACGAGCTCCGCGCAGACATTGCCATGCACCTTCACAAGGAGGTCCTGCAGCTGCCCCTGTTTGAGGCGGCGAGCCGCGGCTGCCTGCGGACGCTGTCCCTGGCCCTGCGGCCCGCCTTTTGCACGCCTGGCGAGTATCTCATCCACCAAGGTGACGCCCTCCAGGCCCTCTACTTCGTCTGCTCTGGCTCCATGGAGGTGCTCAAGGGCGGCACCGTGCTCGCCATCCTAG GGAAGGGTGATCTGATTGGCTGTGAGCTGCCCCGGCGTGAGCAGGTGGTCAAGGCCAACGCTGATGTGAAGGGGCTGACGTACTGCGTCCTGCAGTGTCTGCAGCTGGCTGGCCTGCACGAGAGCCTCGCGCTGTACCCCGAGTTCgccccccgcttcagcaggggcCTCCGAGGGGAGCTCAGCTACAACCTGGGTGCTGGCGGAGGCCCCGCGGAG GTGGACACCAGCTCCCTGAGTGGCGACAACACCCTCATGTCCACACTGGAGGAGAAGGAGACGGACGGGGAGCAGGGCCCCGCGGCCTCGCCAGCCCCAGCTGATgagccctccagccccctgctgtcCCCCAGCTGCACCTCATCCTCCTCGGCCGCCAAGCTGCTATCACCGCGACGACCGGCGCCCCGGCCCCCGCTGGGCGGCAGAGGGCGGCCGGGCAGGGCAGGAGCTTTGCAGGCTGAGGCCGGCCCCTCTGCTCACCCTCGGAGCTTAGAGGGGCTGCAGCTGCCCTCTGTGCCATGGAATGTACCCCCAGATCTGAGTCCCAG GGTAGTAGATGGCATTGAGGACGGCTGTGGCTCTGACCAGCCCAAGTTCTCTTTCCGGGTGAGGCGGTCTGGCCCAGAATGTAGCAGCAGCCCCTCTCCCGGACCAG AGAACAGCCTGCTCACTGTCCCCCTTGGGCCCAGCGAGGTGAGGAACACAGACATGCTGGACAAGCTTCGGCAGGCG GTGATGGAGCTGTCTGAGCAGGTGCTGCAGATGCGGGAGGGGCTGCAGTCCCTTCGCCAGGCTGTGCAGCTCATCCTGGCACCCCATGGGGAGGGCCCGTGCCCTCGGGCGTCAGGAGAGGGGCCCTGTCCGGCCAGCGCCTCGGGGCTCCTGCAGCCTCTGTGTGTGGACACTGGGACGTCCTCCTACTGCCTGCAGCCCCCAGCTGGCTCTGTCTTGAgtgggacccagccccaccctcatCCAGGGCCCCCTCCCCTCGTGGCACCCTGGCCCTGGGGCCCCCCAGCGTCTCAGAGCTCCCCCTGGCCTCAAGCCACAGCTTTTTGGACCTCCACCTCTGACTCAGAGGCCCCAGGCTCAGGAGAACTCTGCCCCGAGCCCAGCACCCCAGGCCCACCGCCTCCTGAGGAAGGGGCTAGGACTGGGCCCCCAGAGCCCATGAACCAGGCCGAGGCTGCCAGTACTGGAGAGCCCCCGCCAGGGTCAGGGGGCCTGGCCTTGCCCTGGGAACCCCATAGCCTGGAGATGGTGCTTATTGGCTGCCACGGCTCTGGCACAGTCCAGTGGACCCAGGAAGAAGGCACAGGGGTCTGA
- the MCRS1 gene encoding microspherule protein 1 isoform X2, whose product MASGTASRSEDEESLAGQKRASSQALGTIPKRRSSSRFIKRKKFDDELVESSLAKSSTRAKGASGVEPGRCSGSEPSSSEKKKVSKAPSTPVPPSPAPAPGLTKRVKKSKQPLQVTKDLGRWKPADDLLLINAVLQTNDLTSVHLGVKFSCRFTLREVQERWYALLYDPVISKLACQAMRQLHPEAIAAIQSKALFSKAEEQLLSKVGSTSQPTLETFQDLLHRHPDAFYLARTAKALQAHWQLMKQYYLLEDQTVQPLPKGDQVLNFSDAEDLIDDSKLKDMRDEVLEHELTVADRRQKREIRQLEQELHKWQVLVDSITGMSSPDFDNQTLAVLRGRMVRYLMRSREITLGRATKDNQIDVDLSLEGPAWKISRKQGVIKLKNNGDFFIANEGRRPIYIDGRPVLCGSKWRLSNNSVVEIASLRFVFLINQDLIALIRAEAAKITPQ is encoded by the exons ATGGCATCAGGCACTGCCAGCCGCTCAGAGGATGAGGAGTCACTGGCAGGGCAGAAGCGGGCCTCCTCACAGGCTTTGGGCACCATCCCTAAACGGAGAAGCTCCTCCAG GTTCATCAAGAGAAAGAAGTTTGACGATGAGCTGGTGGAGAGCAGCCTGGCTAAGTCCTCTACCCGGGCAAAGGGGGCCAGTGGGGTAGAACCAGGGCGCTGTTCGGGGAGTGAACCCTCCTCCAGTGAGAAGAAGAAG gTGTCCAAGGCCCCCAGCACCCCTGTgccacccagcccagccccagcccctggactCACCAAACGTGTGAAGAAGAGCAAACAGCCACTCCAGGTGACCAAGGATCTGGGCCGCTGGAAGCCTGCGGATGACCTCCTGCTCATCAATGCCGTGTTGCAG ACCAATGACCTGACATCTGTCCACCTGGGCGTGAAGTTCAGCTGCCGCTTCACCCTGCGCGAAGTCCAGGAGCGCTGGTACGCCCTGCTCTACGATCCTGTCATCTCCAA GCTGGCCTGCCAGGCCATGAGACAGCTGCACCCAGAGGCCATTGCCGccatccagagcaaggccctgtTTAGCAAGGCTGAAGAGCAGCTGCTGAGCAAAGTGGGATCG ACCAGCCAGCCCACCTTGGAGACCTTCCAGGACCTGCTGCACAGACACCCTGATGCCTTCTACCTGGCCCGTACTGCCAAGGCTCTGCAGGCCCATTGGCAGCTCATGAAGCAGTATTACCTGTTGGAGGACCAGACAG TGCAGCCGCTGCCCAAGGGGGACCAAGTGCTGAATTTCTCCGACGCAGAGGACTTGATTGATGACAGTAAGCTCAA GGACATGCGAGATGAAGTCCTAGAACATG aGCTGACAGTGGCTGACCGGCGCCAGAAACGAGAGATTCGGCAGCTGGAACAGGAACTGCATAAGTGGCAGGTGCTAGTAGATAGCATCACAG GCATGAGCTCTCCGGACTTTGACAACCAGACCCTGGCAGTGCTGCGGGGCCGCATGGTGCGGTACCTGATGCGCTCAAGAGAG ATCACCCTCGGGAGAGCCACCAAGGATAACCAGATCGACGTGGACCTGTCTCTGGAGGGTCCGGCCTGGAAGATCTCCCGGAAGCAAG GTGTCATCAAGCTGAAGAACAACGGTGATTTCTTCATTGCCAATGAGGGCCGGCGGCCCATCTACATCGATGGACGACCTGTGCTGTGTGGCTCCAAATGGCGCCTTAGCAACAACTCCGTGGTGGAG ATTGCCAGCCTGCGATTCGTCTTCCTCATCAACCAGGACCTCATTGCCCTTATTCGGGCCGAGGCTGCCAAGATCACACCACAGTGA
- the MCRS1 gene encoding microspherule protein 1 isoform X1 has protein sequence MDKDSQGLLDSSLMASGTASRSEDEESLAGQKRASSQALGTIPKRRSSSRFIKRKKFDDELVESSLAKSSTRAKGASGVEPGRCSGSEPSSSEKKKVSKAPSTPVPPSPAPAPGLTKRVKKSKQPLQVTKDLGRWKPADDLLLINAVLQTNDLTSVHLGVKFSCRFTLREVQERWYALLYDPVISKLACQAMRQLHPEAIAAIQSKALFSKAEEQLLSKVGSTSQPTLETFQDLLHRHPDAFYLARTAKALQAHWQLMKQYYLLEDQTVQPLPKGDQVLNFSDAEDLIDDSKLKDMRDEVLEHELTVADRRQKREIRQLEQELHKWQVLVDSITGMSSPDFDNQTLAVLRGRMVRYLMRSREITLGRATKDNQIDVDLSLEGPAWKISRKQGVIKLKNNGDFFIANEGRRPIYIDGRPVLCGSKWRLSNNSVVEIASLRFVFLINQDLIALIRAEAAKITPQ, from the exons ATGGACAAAG ATTCTCAGGGGCTGCTAGATTCATCCCTGATGGCATCAGGCACTGCCAGCCGCTCAGAGGATGAGGAGTCACTGGCAGGGCAGAAGCGGGCCTCCTCACAGGCTTTGGGCACCATCCCTAAACGGAGAAGCTCCTCCAG GTTCATCAAGAGAAAGAAGTTTGACGATGAGCTGGTGGAGAGCAGCCTGGCTAAGTCCTCTACCCGGGCAAAGGGGGCCAGTGGGGTAGAACCAGGGCGCTGTTCGGGGAGTGAACCCTCCTCCAGTGAGAAGAAGAAG gTGTCCAAGGCCCCCAGCACCCCTGTgccacccagcccagccccagcccctggactCACCAAACGTGTGAAGAAGAGCAAACAGCCACTCCAGGTGACCAAGGATCTGGGCCGCTGGAAGCCTGCGGATGACCTCCTGCTCATCAATGCCGTGTTGCAG ACCAATGACCTGACATCTGTCCACCTGGGCGTGAAGTTCAGCTGCCGCTTCACCCTGCGCGAAGTCCAGGAGCGCTGGTACGCCCTGCTCTACGATCCTGTCATCTCCAA GCTGGCCTGCCAGGCCATGAGACAGCTGCACCCAGAGGCCATTGCCGccatccagagcaaggccctgtTTAGCAAGGCTGAAGAGCAGCTGCTGAGCAAAGTGGGATCG ACCAGCCAGCCCACCTTGGAGACCTTCCAGGACCTGCTGCACAGACACCCTGATGCCTTCTACCTGGCCCGTACTGCCAAGGCTCTGCAGGCCCATTGGCAGCTCATGAAGCAGTATTACCTGTTGGAGGACCAGACAG TGCAGCCGCTGCCCAAGGGGGACCAAGTGCTGAATTTCTCCGACGCAGAGGACTTGATTGATGACAGTAAGCTCAA GGACATGCGAGATGAAGTCCTAGAACATG aGCTGACAGTGGCTGACCGGCGCCAGAAACGAGAGATTCGGCAGCTGGAACAGGAACTGCATAAGTGGCAGGTGCTAGTAGATAGCATCACAG GCATGAGCTCTCCGGACTTTGACAACCAGACCCTGGCAGTGCTGCGGGGCCGCATGGTGCGGTACCTGATGCGCTCAAGAGAG ATCACCCTCGGGAGAGCCACCAAGGATAACCAGATCGACGTGGACCTGTCTCTGGAGGGTCCGGCCTGGAAGATCTCCCGGAAGCAAG GTGTCATCAAGCTGAAGAACAACGGTGATTTCTTCATTGCCAATGAGGGCCGGCGGCCCATCTACATCGATGGACGACCTGTGCTGTGTGGCTCCAAATGGCGCCTTAGCAACAACTCCGTGGTGGAG ATTGCCAGCCTGCGATTCGTCTTCCTCATCAACCAGGACCTCATTGCCCTTATTCGGGCCGAGGCTGCCAAGATCACACCACAGTGA